The proteins below are encoded in one region of Pseudonocardia sp. DSM 110487:
- a CDS encoding alpha/beta fold hydrolase has product MAMLHPDVEHHTATVNGVRLHYVTAGEGPPVYLLHGFPETWFAWRKQIPALAERFTVVAPDLRGYGASGKPAAGYDKRTMAGDVIGLMDHLRHWRIALVGHDRGARVSTRFAKDHPDRLDRLAILDNIPTRVVAETYDVAKARAGYWFFTFLGVPDLPETLIAGNEEAFLTHFFRSWSYNPELLSSEEIAVYVKAYQQPGAIRGACSDYRAAAEDVAQDTEDSDKLIDCPVLTLWGADSDVIGKAYDVAEIWRGMASDLRAVPISECGHLCQEEQPEIVNRELLAFLDGWTG; this is encoded by the coding sequence ATGGCGATGCTGCATCCGGACGTCGAGCACCACACCGCGACCGTGAACGGTGTCCGCCTGCACTACGTGACCGCGGGCGAAGGCCCGCCCGTGTACCTCCTGCACGGATTCCCGGAGACCTGGTTCGCCTGGCGCAAGCAGATCCCGGCCCTCGCCGAGCGCTTCACGGTCGTGGCGCCGGACCTGCGCGGCTACGGCGCCTCCGGCAAGCCCGCAGCCGGCTATGACAAGCGCACGATGGCGGGCGACGTCATCGGCCTCATGGATCACCTCCGCCACTGGCGCATCGCCCTCGTCGGCCACGACCGGGGCGCGCGGGTCAGCACCCGCTTCGCGAAGGACCACCCGGACCGGCTCGACCGGCTGGCGATCCTGGACAACATCCCCACTCGGGTGGTCGCGGAGACCTATGATGTCGCGAAGGCGCGAGCCGGATACTGGTTCTTCACCTTCCTCGGGGTGCCCGACCTCCCCGAGACCCTGATCGCCGGGAACGAAGAGGCCTTCCTCACCCACTTCTTCCGCAGCTGGTCGTACAACCCCGAGCTCCTCTCCTCCGAGGAGATCGCGGTCTATGTCAAGGCCTACCAGCAACCGGGCGCGATTCGCGGCGCCTGCTCCGACTACCGAGCCGCCGCCGAGGACGTGGCACAGGACACCGAGGACTCCGACAAACTGATCGACTGCCCGGTGCTCACTCTGTGGGGGGCCGATTCCGACGTGATCGGGAAGGCTTACGACGTCGCGGAGATCTGGCGCGGAATGGCGAGCGACCTGCGTGCCGTCCCCATCTCCGAATGCGGGCACCTGTGCCAGGAGGAGCAGCCGGAGATCGTGAATCGGGAGCTGCTGGCCTTCCTCGACGGCTGGACCGGATAG
- a CDS encoding N-acyl homoserine lactonase family protein, which translates to MAGTKLSLLDLGRMDVDDGFFIRGCNAAVVSDPHPQYDRRHIAVVASVIEHPTAGPILFDTGCARHAEDEWPAPAWEAFPLNVYEEEHHLDKALEAAGYGIDEIRAVVMGHLHLDHAGGLEHFRGTNVPIYAHELEIKEHYYAVATKEDIGAYLPSDLNWQLNWQPIHRDETELFDGITVRHMPGHTPGLLTMQVETQNSGHFMLTSDLYHVRDLFEQDGLTQGWLGRDSHNWHRSHRWMRQLQHRYSATMVYGHDATVIEELKTQAKQFA; encoded by the coding sequence ATGGCTGGAACGAAGTTGTCCCTGCTCGACCTCGGCCGCATGGACGTCGACGACGGATTCTTCATCCGCGGCTGCAACGCGGCCGTCGTCTCCGACCCGCACCCGCAGTACGACCGGCGCCACATCGCCGTGGTCGCCTCGGTCATCGAACACCCGACGGCGGGCCCCATCCTGTTCGACACCGGCTGCGCCCGGCACGCCGAGGACGAGTGGCCTGCGCCGGCCTGGGAGGCCTTCCCGCTCAACGTCTACGAGGAAGAGCACCACCTGGACAAGGCACTCGAAGCGGCCGGCTACGGCATCGACGAGATCCGCGCCGTCGTCATGGGCCACCTCCACCTCGATCACGCGGGCGGGCTCGAGCACTTCCGGGGCACGAACGTCCCGATCTACGCCCACGAACTGGAGATCAAGGAGCACTACTACGCGGTCGCCACGAAGGAGGACATCGGCGCCTACCTGCCGAGCGACCTGAACTGGCAGCTCAACTGGCAGCCGATCCACCGCGACGAGACCGAGCTGTTCGACGGCATCACAGTGCGCCACATGCCCGGGCACACACCGGGCCTGCTCACCATGCAGGTCGAAACGCAGAACTCGGGTCATTTCATGCTGACCTCGGACCTCTACCACGTGCGGGACCTGTTCGAGCAGGACGGCCTCACCCAGGGCTGGCTCGGCCGCGATTCCCACAACTGGCACCGCTCGCACCGTTGGATGCGCCAACTCCAGCACCGCTACTCCGCCACCATGGTGTACGGGCACGACGCCACCGTGATCGAGGAACTCAAGACGCAGGCGAAGCAGTTCGCCTGA